The proteins below come from a single Acidobacteriota bacterium genomic window:
- a CDS encoding helix-turn-helix domain-containing protein has product MATDHKFEADGFLKDLGQRVRTLRNEGGRSIHDLAGQAGLSPRFLSELEAGRGNISVARLLRVASALELPLQSLIPANKKDVSLRGRVLELVEGCGGDSLDELYKWLSERLHKPIPRSIALVGVRGAGKSTVGRLLARRLGIRFVEFDALLERQSGLNLVQMFTLHGEGYYGQLQHDVMEKFLASAAPAVIATGGSLVTDRETWAMVRRQCHTVWLKARTQDHWNRVVAQGDIRPMRNNPAAKDELKVMLKIREPLYSQAELVMETWRHPPEKIVELVMTGLGLVKAVKGKSTAPGNPQNNRPARSSSIRTERAAG; this is encoded by the coding sequence ATGGCGACTGACCATAAATTCGAAGCCGATGGATTCCTGAAGGACCTCGGCCAACGCGTGCGCACTCTGCGCAACGAAGGCGGGCGCAGCATTCACGATTTGGCCGGTCAGGCCGGGTTGTCACCGCGATTCCTGTCCGAGCTGGAAGCCGGTCGCGGCAACATCTCCGTGGCCCGTCTGCTGCGCGTGGCCAGCGCTCTGGAGTTACCGCTGCAAAGTTTGATCCCCGCCAACAAGAAAGATGTCTCGCTGCGTGGCCGCGTTTTGGAATTAGTAGAGGGCTGCGGCGGCGACAGTCTCGATGAGCTATACAAGTGGCTCTCCGAGCGGCTGCACAAACCCATTCCCCGCTCCATCGCGCTGGTCGGCGTGCGCGGCGCAGGCAAATCCACGGTGGGCCGTTTGCTGGCGCGCCGGCTGGGAATACGCTTCGTGGAATTCGACGCGCTGCTGGAGCGGCAGTCCGGCCTGAATCTGGTGCAGATGTTCACGCTGCATGGCGAGGGCTACTACGGCCAACTCCAGCACGATGTCATGGAAAAATTCCTGGCCAGCGCCGCTCCCGCCGTGATCGCCACCGGAGGCTCGCTGGTAACGGACCGGGAGACCTGGGCCATGGTGCGGCGGCAGTGCCACACAGTATGGCTGAAGGCGCGCACGCAGGATCACTGGAACCGCGTGGTTGCGCAGGGCGACATCCGGCCCATGCGCAACAATCCGGCAGCGAAGGATGAACTAAAGGTCATGCTGAAAATTCGCGAGCCCCTGTACTCGCAGGCGGAATTGGTGATGGAAACGTGGCGGCATCCACCTGAGAAAATTGTTGAGCTGGTGATGACCGGACTGGGGCTGGTGAAAGCCGTGAAGGGAAAGAGCACGGCACCGGGAAATCCACAAAACAATCGTCCGGCAAGGTCCTCCAGTATCCGAACGGAGAGGGCCGCGGGCTGA
- a CDS encoding (2Fe-2S) ferredoxin domain-containing protein encodes MDRGPESGSNAGAVTGLAENPAEAKKLVFVCMNVDCRVRGASEVMERLSTRVQNECSQSTGGEGADNPCGNTEVRPYMCFGGCHDGPNVIVYPDRVWYANVKPEDADTIVDQHLKKGEIVKPLTGKIEKGLEDMIFNLLDFGIY; translated from the coding sequence GTGGATCGTGGACCCGAATCAGGCAGCAACGCCGGCGCGGTAACCGGGCTGGCGGAAAATCCCGCGGAAGCCAAGAAGCTGGTCTTTGTCTGCATGAATGTGGATTGCCGTGTGCGAGGCGCCTCCGAAGTGATGGAGCGCCTCAGCACTCGAGTCCAGAACGAATGCAGTCAGTCGACTGGCGGAGAGGGCGCGGACAATCCCTGCGGAAATACCGAAGTGCGGCCGTACATGTGCTTCGGCGGCTGCCACGACGGTCCCAACGTGATCGTCTATCCGGATCGCGTCTGGTACGCCAACGTGAAGCCGGAGGACGCCGACACGATTGTGGATCAGCATTTGAAGAAGGGCGAGATCGTAAAGCCGTTGACTGGGAAGATCGAAAAGGGTCTCGAAGATATGATCTTCAATCTTCTGGATTTCGGCATCTACTAG